The proteins below come from a single Dermatophagoides farinae isolate YC_2012a chromosome 7, ASM2471394v1, whole genome shotgun sequence genomic window:
- the Set2 gene encoding SET domain containing 2 isoform X1 produces MSSKSTTTTVKSKNMIITNHTNGENMTNGELELKYIYDDSTATMNGDSTVVNVNHTSDHTEIVIETSNLTTDNNNTVHSINGEMINSNNINNSNNNNNSTFKYKNRIMKDYANDNSQESSSSEPNTTTTTTTTTMVMMNGSTTLDNHHDDESYDINFVSSEVDVCSSNLEISTQDEKNESKKSPSSTPNRRGRKPKNQKNNNTSKAKKTDDNKKTKKKDNKNEPVVTKSSTRRRSTRIKNLGKQNSPEMDEKQSQQQSNGHDHHNSEVDNNNDHTYTPAMSDNTESKKESLKNSDQQTIKSSSSSNKKSKHKSKSSKKDEKSKKHRKVKSKHKSSNDVENHHHHHHHNHINSQHESKSLSNHQQSPLATPKENFTTTLPQQEPNNNVDGGSTNAQTKDSLPSSSTIIECINDNNKQGPEKVKSRWRRNSELEITSTTLSPMDSTPSSPTGQQHSTFNSSQESLNPIMIADSPMPSYQQIDENIFLFEKKKCKTKKETKKMVCDCLLMKEERARGLMGCGEDCLNRMLMIECGSRCPLGEHCSNKRFQKKQYMKLTPFKTEKKGWGLMTLESIPANSFIMEYVGEVIDPFMFHKRTDKYSKLKMEHYYFMALKSDEIIDATYKGNMTRFINHSCEPNSITQKWTVNGELRIGFFTIKPVAAGEEITFDYQFQRYGKKAQKCYCESKCCRGYIGSSESGREILTDGSKIPKSKKKVASKKIAEDEEVGVSADEVDEEDEENVEKSEEEEDEDKEAFLEDVALEIDMLAENGGLRNRQQILEVSRLMLRADKCSLRIQLIDIIMSTVELAYLRLFIDYHGLRIIWGWMIEAENVELKARLLALLEVLPIPHKTMLVDCKVLEVVERWAAIDSPESQQYLNIGEQDKKSETPKATDDQSSQTAVEETKDAATVESPKEETNSQSPSINKETVTDSQKSKLITDLSKLSGKIVIKSKTKSSDTTNSTANETKAKSNVTIGFLAQKLLIHWKDLKEGFRIPRLDRQKRHDDEAEADRRSKEEEERRSQGLPFINHDKRSFSDDDDNMEGDSYNTIAGILGNKRRCLKNLTNRRSSMRQQQQQQHRSLYGQNNNISIPSPFHQTPNQGSTSPKLTKEEHRKRFEYTIVQHDYTEALNKYREHLKLYKEALQNSVSGTASSGTNDLISANAAANPMIGFNEFYQQYLTTFASNNPMFMNPDLSFSNNNAGTNEVGTNVQNLLQFGATFDHVQQQFQQQQSVSYLPDTQQEQPVQELMDSNYVQSIHSYDYDEIVDFQDLLPKYESPLIQLVGSNDDNVNENSSYQSLFNIGYKQQDIPPEAIDNVDFNQIKFENDDCLESMEKRMFDEIYPPAGIFFVTNDSKTYYFPIPDELSQGINVKENITEPLPISFTTNTPDQKNLSYDWKSTSINNNHYYYYNRRKQIKQWHPPQDNQIDNYYGDIIISSDLPSCDISHPSTSSSPNSLINTTKDVPIGGTTEMPADELKRKESRRSREHFRYKVSQFIVKCLNPYMRSSCTKGRITNSSHFKSLARKLTHTIVEKELKQVKSSKDLSFTDTVKHKTKDFIKRHMSQFGPIYKPETSSRSVGMDLQDSSSPIAPQPSPIT; encoded by the exons ATGAGCAGTAAATCGACCACGACGACAGTAAAATCGAAAAACAT GATCATTACGAATCACACAAATGGAGAAAATATGACCAATGGAGAATTAGAATTAAAATATATCTACGATGATTCGACGGCTACGATGAATGGTGATTCTACAGTCGTAAATGTGAATCATACATCAGACCATACGGAAATTGTGATCGAAACATCTAATTTGACAACGGACAATAACAACACcgttcattcaatcaatggaGAAATGatcaatagtaataatattaataattctaataataataataattctacatttaaatacaaaaatcGTATTATGAAAGATTATGCTAATGATAATAgtcaagaatcatcatcatctgaaccgaatacgacgacgacgaccaccaccaccaccatggtgatgatgaatggatcaacaacattggataatcatcatgatgatgaatcatatgATATCAATTTTGTAAGCAGTGAAGTGGATGTTTGTTCAAGTAATCTGGAAATTTCCAcacaagatgaaaaaaatgaaagtaaaaaatcaccatcatccaCCCCAAATCGTCGAGGTCGAAAACctaaaaatcagaaaaacaataacactAGTAAAGCTAAGAAAACTGACGATAATAAAAAGACGAAAAAGAAagacaataaaaatgaaccaGTGGTAACAAAATCATCGACTAGAAGACGAAGTacgagaataaaaaatcttggaaaacaaaattcaccGGAAATGGATGAAAAGCAATCACAGCAACAATCAAATggtcatgatcatcataattccgaagtcgataataataatgaccataCATATACACCAGCCATGTCGGACAATACGGAATCGAAGAAAGAatctttgaaaaattcagaccaacaaacaattaaatcgtcatcatcctCGAATAAGAAATCAAAACATAAATCAAAAAGTAgtaaaaaagatgaaaaatccaaaaaacaTCGTAAAGTGAAATCAAAGCATAAATCATccaatgatgttgaaaatcatcatcatcatcatcatcataatcatattaATAGCCAACATGAATCGAAATCATTATCCAACCATCAACAATCACCATTAGCGACTCCAAAGGAGAATTTCACAACAACACTGCCACAACAAGAACCAAATAACAATGTAGATGGTGGTAGTACTAATGCTCAGACCAAAgattcattaccatcatcatcgacaattaTAGAAtgtattaatgataataataaacaggGACCGGAAAAAGTTAAATCAAGATGGCGTCGAAATTCAGAATTGGAAATTACTAGCACGACACTATCACCAATGGATTCGACGCCTTCATCGCCTACTGGtcaacaacattcaacatTTAATTCATCACAAGAATCATTGAATCCGATAATGATAGCAGATTCGCCAATGCCTTCATATCAACAGATTGAtgagaatatttttcttttcgaaaA aaaaaaatgtaaaacaaaaaaagagacgaaaaaaatggtatgCGATTGTTTACTAATGAAAGAAGAACGTGCTCGTGGTCTAATGGGCTGCGGTGAAGATTGTCTTAatcgaatgttgatgatagaATGTGGTTCACGTTGTCCGTTGGGTGAACATTGTTCCAATAAACGTTTCCAGAAG aaacaATACATGAAATTGACTCCGTTCAAAACCGAAAAGAAAGGCTGGGGTCTGATGACACTTGAATCGATACCAGC aaattcatttataatgGAATATGTTGGCGAAGTTATCGATCCATTTATGTTCCATAAACGCACGGATAAATATTCTAAACTAAAAATGGAACACTATTATTTTATGGCATTGAAAAGTGATGAAATTATCGATGCTACTTATAAGGGTAATATGACTCGTTTTATTAATCATAGTTGTGAACCAAATTCAATCACACAAAAG TGGACTGTAAATGGCGAACTTAGAATCGGttttttcacaatcaaaCCAGTTGCCGCTGGTGAAGAGATTacttttgattatcaatttcaaCGATATGG AAAAAAGGCACAAAAATGTTATTGTGAATCGAAATGTTGTCGTGGTTATATTGGATCATCAGAAAGTGGACGAGAAATTTTAACTGATGGTTCTAAAATACCTAAAAGTAAGAAGAAAGTGGCCAGTAAAAAGATTGCTGAAGACGAAGAAGTGGGTGTTTCCGCGGATGAAGTTGATGAAGAGGATGAAGAAAATGTTGAGAAATCTGAAGAAGAGGAGGATGAAGATAAAGAAGCATTTCTTGAAGATGTTGCG CTTGAAATCGACATGTTGGCCGAAAATGGTGGCCTTCGTAATCGTCAACAAATTCTTGAGGTTTCACGTCTCATGTTACGAGCTGATAAATGTTCACTACGcatacaattgattgatattatAATGTCAACAGTTGAATTAGCATATCTTCGACTTTTCATCGATTATCATGGTCTTCGTATAATCTGGGGCTGGATGATTGAAGCGGAAAATGTTGAACTCAAAGCACGTCTATTGGCATTACTGGAAGTATTGCCCATACCTCACAAAACAATGTTAGTCGATTGTAAAGTATTAGAGGTAGTTGAACGATGGGCCGCTATTGATAGCCCTGAATCGCAACAATATCTTAACATTGGTGAACAAGATAAAAAATCTGAAACACCAAAAGCCACTGACGATCAATCGTCTCAAACAGCTGTGGAAGAAACGAAAGATGCTGCTACAGTCGAATCACCCAAAGAAGAAACAAATAGCCAATCTCCAAGTATCAATAAAGAAACGGTTACAGATAGTCAAAAATCTAAATTAATAACCGATTTATCCAAATTATCAGGAAAAATTGTGATAAAAAGTAAAACTAAATCTTCGGATACAACTAATTCTACGGCCAATGAAACTAAAgcaaaatcaaatgtaaCAATAGGATTTCTTGCTCAAAAATTACTAATTCATTGGAAAGATTTGAAAGAAGGATTTCGCATACCTCGTCTTGATCGACAAAAacgacatgatgatgaagccgAAGCAGATCGACGTtcgaaagaagaagaagaacgTCGTTCACAAGGTTTACCATTTATCAATCATGATAAACGATCatttagtgatgatgatgataatatggaAGGTGATAGCTACAATACAATTGCCGGTATATTAGGTAATAAACGTCgttgtttgaaaaatctGACTAATCGTCGATCATCAatgcgacaacaacaacaacaacaacatcgatcaTTATATGgtcagaataataatatttccaTCCCATCTCCATTCCATCAAACACCAAACCAAGGTTCAACTTCGCCAAAATTGACAAAAGAAGAACATCGAAAACGATTTGAATATACGATTGTACAACATGATTATACTGAAGCATTGAACAAATATCGTGAACATTTGAAACTGTATAAGGAAGCTTTACAGAATTCTGTTTCAGGCACTGCTAGCTCTGGTACTAATGATTTGATATCGGCTAATGCTGCGGCTAATCCAATGATtggattcaatgaattttatcaACAGTATTTAACGACATTTGCTTCGAACAATCCTATGTTCATGAATCCGGATCTTTCCTTTTCGAACAATAATGCTGGTACTAATGAAGTAGGCACTAATGTACAGAATTTATTACAATTTGGCGCCACATTCGAtcatgttcaacaacaattccagcaacaacaatcagtCAGTTACCTCCCCGATACTCAACAAGAACAGCCAGTTCAAGAATTGATGGATTCAAACTATgtacaatcaattcattcttATGATTACGATGagattgttgattttcagGATTTATTACCCAAATATGAAAGTCCATTGATACAACTGGTCGgatcgaatgatgataatgttaatgaaaattcatcatatcaATCCCTGTTCAATATCGGCTATAAACAGCAAGACATTCCACCCGAAGCAATcgataatgttgattttaatcaaattaaatttgaaaatgatgactgCCTTGAAAGTATGGAAAAACGAATGTTTGATGAAATCTATCCACCGGCTGGTATATTTTTCGTTacgaatgattcaaaaacatATTATTTCCCTATTCCGGACGAATTATCACAAGGAATCAACGTTAAAGAAAATATTACTGAACCGTTACCCATTTCTTTTACAACCAATACGCCTGAccaaaaaaatctttcttATGATTGGAAATCGACttcgatcaataataatcattattattattataatcgaCGGAAACAAATTAAACAATGGCATCCACCACaagataatcaaattgacaaTTATTATGGTGATATAATCATCAGTAGTGATTTGCCATCGTGTGATATAAGTCATCCATCGACGTCATCATCGCCtaattcattgataaataCGACGAAAGATGTACCCATTGGTGGTACGACTGAAATGCCTGCAGATGAATTGAAACGTAAAGAATCTCGCCGTTCCCGTGAACATTTTCGTTACAAGGTATCACAATTCATTGTTAAATGTTTAAATCCATATATGAGAAGTTCATGTACGAAAGGCCGTATTACCAATAGTAGccatttcaaatcattagCTCGAAAG TTAACGCATACCATTGTGGAGAAAGAATTGAAACAAGTAAAAAGCAGTAAAGATCTATCTTTTACCGATACGGTTAAACATAAAACGAAAGATTTCATTAAACGACACATGTCACAATTTGGCCCAATTTATAAACCGGAGACATCATCACGTTCGGTTGGCATGGATTTAcaagattcatcatcaccaatagcACCACAGCCAAGTCCGATtacataa
- the Set2 gene encoding SET domain containing 2 isoform X2, with protein MSSKSTTTTVKSKNMIITNHTNGENMTNGELELKYIYDDSTATMNGDSTVVNVNHTSDHTEIVIETSNLTTDNNNTVHSINGEMINNYANDNSQESSSSEPNTTTTTTTTTMVMMNGSTTLDNHHDDESYDINFVSSEVDVCSSNLEISTQDEKNESKKSPSSTPNRRGRKPKNQKNNNTSKAKKTDDNKKTKKKDNKNEPVVTKSSTRRRSTRIKNLGKQNSPEMDEKQSQQQSNGHDHHNSEVDNNNDHTYTPAMSDNTESKKESLKNSDQQTIKSSSSSNKKSKHKSKSSKKDEKSKKHRKVKSKHKSSNDVENHHHHHHHNHINSQHESKSLSNHQQSPLATPKENFTTTLPQQEPNNNVDGGSTNAQTKDSLPSSSTIIECINDNNKQGPEKVKSRWRRNSELEITSTTLSPMDSTPSSPTGQQHSTFNSSQESLNPIMIADSPMPSYQQIDENIFLFEKKKCKTKKETKKMVCDCLLMKEERARGLMGCGEDCLNRMLMIECGSRCPLGEHCSNKRFQKKQYMKLTPFKTEKKGWGLMTLESIPANSFIMEYVGEVIDPFMFHKRTDKYSKLKMEHYYFMALKSDEIIDATYKGNMTRFINHSCEPNSITQKWTVNGELRIGFFTIKPVAAGEEITFDYQFQRYGKKAQKCYCESKCCRGYIGSSESGREILTDGSKIPKSKKKVASKKIAEDEEVGVSADEVDEEDEENVEKSEEEEDEDKEAFLEDVALEIDMLAENGGLRNRQQILEVSRLMLRADKCSLRIQLIDIIMSTVELAYLRLFIDYHGLRIIWGWMIEAENVELKARLLALLEVLPIPHKTMLVDCKVLEVVERWAAIDSPESQQYLNIGEQDKKSETPKATDDQSSQTAVEETKDAATVESPKEETNSQSPSINKETVTDSQKSKLITDLSKLSGKIVIKSKTKSSDTTNSTANETKAKSNVTIGFLAQKLLIHWKDLKEGFRIPRLDRQKRHDDEAEADRRSKEEEERRSQGLPFINHDKRSFSDDDDNMEGDSYNTIAGILGNKRRCLKNLTNRRSSMRQQQQQQHRSLYGQNNNISIPSPFHQTPNQGSTSPKLTKEEHRKRFEYTIVQHDYTEALNKYREHLKLYKEALQNSVSGTASSGTNDLISANAAANPMIGFNEFYQQYLTTFASNNPMFMNPDLSFSNNNAGTNEVGTNVQNLLQFGATFDHVQQQFQQQQSVSYLPDTQQEQPVQELMDSNYVQSIHSYDYDEIVDFQDLLPKYESPLIQLVGSNDDNVNENSSYQSLFNIGYKQQDIPPEAIDNVDFNQIKFENDDCLESMEKRMFDEIYPPAGIFFVTNDSKTYYFPIPDELSQGINVKENITEPLPISFTTNTPDQKNLSYDWKSTSINNNHYYYYNRRKQIKQWHPPQDNQIDNYYGDIIISSDLPSCDISHPSTSSSPNSLINTTKDVPIGGTTEMPADELKRKESRRSREHFRYKVSQFIVKCLNPYMRSSCTKGRITNSSHFKSLARKLTHTIVEKELKQVKSSKDLSFTDTVKHKTKDFIKRHMSQFGPIYKPETSSRSVGMDLQDSSSPIAPQPSPIT; from the exons ATGAGCAGTAAATCGACCACGACGACAGTAAAATCGAAAAACAT GATCATTACGAATCACACAAATGGAGAAAATATGACCAATGGAGAATTAGAATTAAAATATATCTACGATGATTCGACGGCTACGATGAATGGTGATTCTACAGTCGTAAATGTGAATCATACATCAGACCATACGGAAATTGTGATCGAAACATCTAATTTGACAACGGACAATAACAACACcgttcattcaatcaatggaGAAATGatcaata ATTATGCTAATGATAATAgtcaagaatcatcatcatctgaaccgaatacgacgacgacgaccaccaccaccaccatggtgatgatgaatggatcaacaacattggataatcatcatgatgatgaatcatatgATATCAATTTTGTAAGCAGTGAAGTGGATGTTTGTTCAAGTAATCTGGAAATTTCCAcacaagatgaaaaaaatgaaagtaaaaaatcaccatcatccaCCCCAAATCGTCGAGGTCGAAAACctaaaaatcagaaaaacaataacactAGTAAAGCTAAGAAAACTGACGATAATAAAAAGACGAAAAAGAAagacaataaaaatgaaccaGTGGTAACAAAATCATCGACTAGAAGACGAAGTacgagaataaaaaatcttggaaaacaaaattcaccGGAAATGGATGAAAAGCAATCACAGCAACAATCAAATggtcatgatcatcataattccgaagtcgataataataatgaccataCATATACACCAGCCATGTCGGACAATACGGAATCGAAGAAAGAatctttgaaaaattcagaccaacaaacaattaaatcgtcatcatcctCGAATAAGAAATCAAAACATAAATCAAAAAGTAgtaaaaaagatgaaaaatccaaaaaacaTCGTAAAGTGAAATCAAAGCATAAATCATccaatgatgttgaaaatcatcatcatcatcatcatcataatcatattaATAGCCAACATGAATCGAAATCATTATCCAACCATCAACAATCACCATTAGCGACTCCAAAGGAGAATTTCACAACAACACTGCCACAACAAGAACCAAATAACAATGTAGATGGTGGTAGTACTAATGCTCAGACCAAAgattcattaccatcatcatcgacaattaTAGAAtgtattaatgataataataaacaggGACCGGAAAAAGTTAAATCAAGATGGCGTCGAAATTCAGAATTGGAAATTACTAGCACGACACTATCACCAATGGATTCGACGCCTTCATCGCCTACTGGtcaacaacattcaacatTTAATTCATCACAAGAATCATTGAATCCGATAATGATAGCAGATTCGCCAATGCCTTCATATCAACAGATTGAtgagaatatttttcttttcgaaaA aaaaaaatgtaaaacaaaaaaagagacgaaaaaaatggtatgCGATTGTTTACTAATGAAAGAAGAACGTGCTCGTGGTCTAATGGGCTGCGGTGAAGATTGTCTTAatcgaatgttgatgatagaATGTGGTTCACGTTGTCCGTTGGGTGAACATTGTTCCAATAAACGTTTCCAGAAG aaacaATACATGAAATTGACTCCGTTCAAAACCGAAAAGAAAGGCTGGGGTCTGATGACACTTGAATCGATACCAGC aaattcatttataatgGAATATGTTGGCGAAGTTATCGATCCATTTATGTTCCATAAACGCACGGATAAATATTCTAAACTAAAAATGGAACACTATTATTTTATGGCATTGAAAAGTGATGAAATTATCGATGCTACTTATAAGGGTAATATGACTCGTTTTATTAATCATAGTTGTGAACCAAATTCAATCACACAAAAG TGGACTGTAAATGGCGAACTTAGAATCGGttttttcacaatcaaaCCAGTTGCCGCTGGTGAAGAGATTacttttgattatcaatttcaaCGATATGG AAAAAAGGCACAAAAATGTTATTGTGAATCGAAATGTTGTCGTGGTTATATTGGATCATCAGAAAGTGGACGAGAAATTTTAACTGATGGTTCTAAAATACCTAAAAGTAAGAAGAAAGTGGCCAGTAAAAAGATTGCTGAAGACGAAGAAGTGGGTGTTTCCGCGGATGAAGTTGATGAAGAGGATGAAGAAAATGTTGAGAAATCTGAAGAAGAGGAGGATGAAGATAAAGAAGCATTTCTTGAAGATGTTGCG CTTGAAATCGACATGTTGGCCGAAAATGGTGGCCTTCGTAATCGTCAACAAATTCTTGAGGTTTCACGTCTCATGTTACGAGCTGATAAATGTTCACTACGcatacaattgattgatattatAATGTCAACAGTTGAATTAGCATATCTTCGACTTTTCATCGATTATCATGGTCTTCGTATAATCTGGGGCTGGATGATTGAAGCGGAAAATGTTGAACTCAAAGCACGTCTATTGGCATTACTGGAAGTATTGCCCATACCTCACAAAACAATGTTAGTCGATTGTAAAGTATTAGAGGTAGTTGAACGATGGGCCGCTATTGATAGCCCTGAATCGCAACAATATCTTAACATTGGTGAACAAGATAAAAAATCTGAAACACCAAAAGCCACTGACGATCAATCGTCTCAAACAGCTGTGGAAGAAACGAAAGATGCTGCTACAGTCGAATCACCCAAAGAAGAAACAAATAGCCAATCTCCAAGTATCAATAAAGAAACGGTTACAGATAGTCAAAAATCTAAATTAATAACCGATTTATCCAAATTATCAGGAAAAATTGTGATAAAAAGTAAAACTAAATCTTCGGATACAACTAATTCTACGGCCAATGAAACTAAAgcaaaatcaaatgtaaCAATAGGATTTCTTGCTCAAAAATTACTAATTCATTGGAAAGATTTGAAAGAAGGATTTCGCATACCTCGTCTTGATCGACAAAAacgacatgatgatgaagccgAAGCAGATCGACGTtcgaaagaagaagaagaacgTCGTTCACAAGGTTTACCATTTATCAATCATGATAAACGATCatttagtgatgatgatgataatatggaAGGTGATAGCTACAATACAATTGCCGGTATATTAGGTAATAAACGTCgttgtttgaaaaatctGACTAATCGTCGATCATCAatgcgacaacaacaacaacaacaacatcgatcaTTATATGgtcagaataataatatttccaTCCCATCTCCATTCCATCAAACACCAAACCAAGGTTCAACTTCGCCAAAATTGACAAAAGAAGAACATCGAAAACGATTTGAATATACGATTGTACAACATGATTATACTGAAGCATTGAACAAATATCGTGAACATTTGAAACTGTATAAGGAAGCTTTACAGAATTCTGTTTCAGGCACTGCTAGCTCTGGTACTAATGATTTGATATCGGCTAATGCTGCGGCTAATCCAATGATtggattcaatgaattttatcaACAGTATTTAACGACATTTGCTTCGAACAATCCTATGTTCATGAATCCGGATCTTTCCTTTTCGAACAATAATGCTGGTACTAATGAAGTAGGCACTAATGTACAGAATTTATTACAATTTGGCGCCACATTCGAtcatgttcaacaacaattccagcaacaacaatcagtCAGTTACCTCCCCGATACTCAACAAGAACAGCCAGTTCAAGAATTGATGGATTCAAACTATgtacaatcaattcattcttATGATTACGATGagattgttgattttcagGATTTATTACCCAAATATGAAAGTCCATTGATACAACTGGTCGgatcgaatgatgataatgttaatgaaaattcatcatatcaATCCCTGTTCAATATCGGCTATAAACAGCAAGACATTCCACCCGAAGCAATcgataatgttgattttaatcaaattaaatttgaaaatgatgactgCCTTGAAAGTATGGAAAAACGAATGTTTGATGAAATCTATCCACCGGCTGGTATATTTTTCGTTacgaatgattcaaaaacatATTATTTCCCTATTCCGGACGAATTATCACAAGGAATCAACGTTAAAGAAAATATTACTGAACCGTTACCCATTTCTTTTACAACCAATACGCCTGAccaaaaaaatctttcttATGATTGGAAATCGACttcgatcaataataatcattattattattataatcgaCGGAAACAAATTAAACAATGGCATCCACCACaagataatcaaattgacaaTTATTATGGTGATATAATCATCAGTAGTGATTTGCCATCGTGTGATATAAGTCATCCATCGACGTCATCATCGCCtaattcattgataaataCGACGAAAGATGTACCCATTGGTGGTACGACTGAAATGCCTGCAGATGAATTGAAACGTAAAGAATCTCGCCGTTCCCGTGAACATTTTCGTTACAAGGTATCACAATTCATTGTTAAATGTTTAAATCCATATATGAGAAGTTCATGTACGAAAGGCCGTATTACCAATAGTAGccatttcaaatcattagCTCGAAAG TTAACGCATACCATTGTGGAGAAAGAATTGAAACAAGTAAAAAGCAGTAAAGATCTATCTTTTACCGATACGGTTAAACATAAAACGAAAGATTTCATTAAACGACACATGTCACAATTTGGCCCAATTTATAAACCGGAGACATCATCACGTTCGGTTGGCATGGATTTAcaagattcatcatcaccaatagcACCACAGCCAAGTCCGATtacataa
- the LOC124496703 gene encoding testis-specific serine/threonine-protein kinase 4 — MSTPKESIRLDPKTAAVFRKKGYSVDKKLNEGAFGQVYKGSNTKTGELVAVKVMDLDKVGDKFKQKFLPRELAALIGIKHESVICIHDIIRANHKIYIFMEFANGGDITGYLHKNGSISEPLACYWFTQVSNALSYIHDELKIAHRDIKIDNILLHDNMAKLTDFGFAKESYDCHTDTIIMSETFCGTEPYYSPQIVARKPYNAFAADVWAMGVTLFCMLNNKFPFHFGDSKKMLIEQTDRDFIKTRYVKRFPSDLRNFQEKFFVVDETIRWQISEVFQHPWILRKGR; from the coding sequence ATGAGTACTCCAAAAGAAAGTATCCGATTAGATCCGAAAACAGCGGCAGTTTTTCGTAAAAAAGGTTATTCCgttgataaaaaattgaatgaaggTGCCTTTGGTCAAGTGTACAAAGGTAGTAATACAAAAACGGGTGAATTAGTTGCCGTCAAAGTGATGGATTTGGATAAGGTGGGCgataaattcaaacaaaaatttttacctCGTGAATTGGCTGCTTTGATCGGTATCAAACATGAAAGTGTCATTTGTATACACGATATAATCAGGGCGAATCACAagatttatattttcatgGAATTCGCAAATGGTGGTGACATTACTGGTTATTTGCacaaaaatggatcaatttcCGAACCATTAGCCTGTTATTGGTTCACTCAAGTATCGAATGCTTTGAGTTATATTcatgatgaattaaaaattgcACATCGTGATATCAAAATCGATAACATTCTTTTACATGATAATATGGCCAAATTAACTGATTTTGGTTTTGCAAAAGAAAGTTATGATTGCCATACGGATACGATTATAATGTCTGAAACGTTTTGTGGTACAGAACCATATTATAGTCCACAGATTGTGGCCAGAAAACCGTACAATGCATTCGCAGCTGATGTTTGGGCCATGGGTGTTACATTGTTCTGTATGCTTAACAATAAATTTCCATTCCATTTTGgtgattcgaaaaaaatgctaaTCGAACAAACGGATAGAGATTTCATAAAAACTCGTTATGTTAAACGTTTTCCATCGGATTTAAgaaattttcaagaaaaattttttgtcgtCGATGAAACAATTCGTTGGCAAATTAGTGAAGTATTTCAACATCCTTGGATATTACGAAAAGgaagatag
- the LOC124496722 gene encoding ras-related protein Rab-35, translated as MAERKDYDYLFKLLIIGDSGVGKSSLLLRFADNTFSGTYISTIGVDFKIRTIEIDNERVKLQIWDTAGQERFRTITSTYYRGAHGVIIVYDVTNGDSFHNISRWLQEIDQNCEVENKILVGNKNDDPSLKVVLTKDAQRVAELMKIQMFETSAKENINVEEMFLAITKMVLRTKKEQLNRQTNEKNAIKIAKGGGGFKPRKKCC; from the exons ATGGCCGAACGTaaagattatgattatttattcaaattgcTCATAATTGGTGATAGTG GTGTCGGAAAAAGTAGTCTATTGTTACGTTTTGCTGATAATACTTTTTCCGGAACATATATCTCAACAATTGGtgttgattttaaaattcgTACAATCGAAATCGATAACGAACGAGTCAAATTACAGATCTGGGATACAGCTGGCCAGGAAAGATTCCGGACAATTACCTCTAC ATACTATCGTGGCGCCCATGGtgtcatcattgtatatGATGTAACGAATGGAGATAGTTTTCATAATATTAGCCGATGGCTACaagaaattgatcaaaactGTGaagttgaaaataaaattctag tgggcaacaaaaacgatgatCCAAGTCTAAAAGTAGTATTGACAAAAGATGCTCAACGTGTTGCCGAATTGATGAAGATACAAATGTTCGAAACGAGTGCCAAAGAAAATATTAATGTTGAAGAAATGTTTTTAGCCATCACAAAGATGGTGTTGAGAACCAAAAAAGAACAACTAAAtcgacaaacaaatgaaaagaatgcTATAAAAATAGCTAAAGGAGGTGGTGGTTTCAAACCAcggaaaaaatgttgttaA